GAGGATTATATAAAGGATGCCAAGGCGAGAGGCGCAAAAACGATTCTTTTAGACTCTTAGAACTCtatgcacttagaaactttaggcattattctcgacatgtcatgtttctatgactggcactcaattactagacgaactcgcacatgcagttcgatctcttgttcaAACTCTataattgaactacgttcggcttaaTCCTCGTAAGGGGTACGTACGCTAGCAAACTTAGTCTCGTTTTACTGTTTGTGTTATATGATTTCCTTTGTAATCCTATTTCCAGACAAGCTTCATGTATGCTTTTGTCTCTggaacgctcatacgcaaattcgaaATAAAGATCTATTGTTTTCTAAGTTCATTTTGTTATCTTTCCATATTTTccacatatatttggtcacttatcgtcggctctcgcagagaatccaGACCTCAAGGAAAGTAGGTTTTTTTGCTTTTCTCCGTTAATgaaaatcgacggtgtgaatttcggttcccacatttaCATTAGTTCATCACTAAAATCTGGGATGTACTCCGAAAGACTTCTTCTCAGAAGACTTCTCGGAATACTTAAATTTCAAGCCGAAAATTTAAagcagaaaattaaaatataagcgagaaattaaaatataagcGGGAAATTAAAGAGGAAAACtgaaattttaaatgaaaactgaaatttcaaatttcatgaaagttaaaatgtatattttatgatctaagaagacacattaaaccatatGACTTGATATTGTTGAAGTTATCTAACTCTTTTGAAAGGTAAGaaaacatatcttaaagttacttaacaagtttacaaaaactaactAGAAGACTTGCACGAAAATCTTTTCGaattagctagaaacattaataaacatgaatgttggtaacccaataattaaaactaattaagttatgaattttattcaGAAGCCCCAATAtcgactaatatacatgaattaacaaaaaaaatgttaaaaagtctttttagttttagagaaaatgaaagtttattaaaaattaacgTAGAACACTTCCACAGAAGTCTTccatttaggtcatttttgcaattgaaaatttacAAAGCAAGACTTCAAGGGAAGTTACAACAGACTTATTaggaagtcttcctttgtaaatattggcttacttttgtttttggaaaaatCTAGAAAGTACTAGAGAATACTTCTCGGTAAGTCTTCTAGGATAAACatattagttttgcaattgacagATTTatgtcaaaattttgattttttatagaAGACTTACAGAGAAGTCTTCCAtgggaaaaataaaacttaatattttattctttagaagatttccatgtaagtcgtcgtcttaagttacttttgcaattaaaaaataaaacttaaatatttaattttaactagAAGACTTCCATATAAGTCTTCCGGCAGAAGACTTACACGAAAGTCTTTTGTGATAACCAAAGGTTAACCAGAATCTCATAATAAAACTCTGGAAAACTTTCATGTAAGTCTTCTCTCGGAAAACTTACAtaagacttacatggaagtcttctaaataaaattaaatatttaagttttatttctcaattgcaaaaataacttgAGACGACTTACACCGATAGTAAGAAGACTTTCACAGACAATCGGAAGTCTTCTGgtggaagacttccatgtaagtcttctagATAGAGTCAAATTTCTAACACAATTCGGTCAATTTTAAAACTAACATGCTTATCCGAGAAGACTTACAGTTAATCTTCTCTGgtatttttgagattttttttgctaataaagAAAAGTTGGAAGACTTCCAGGGAAGTTTTCTCTAAAATCAGACATAAAGTCAATTGTAAAACTAACTTTtacattgaccagaagacttctccGTATAAGTTTTCTACGACCAGAATACTTATACGAAAGTCTTCTGgcaaacagatctggaaaaacaAATTTGACTTCATACATTCACCCAGTGAGATAACTTGCttagcttctccaagcacacataaGTTCAACACGAAAGCGACCCACTTGTTAATGACCAAGAATTTTGAGTTtgaatggctctatgaaccttaaaaagtttagaatcaaaatcattGATTTTGTGGAtgaataaagagaaaaaaaatgaaagatatgTTGTTTTAGTGCATAAAAAATAAGATAGGAAGAGtgaaaatcgatttttaggtgcattatgaatttcaaattggttgttcaaggtagttggtgtattgatgagaatgacaatattgtaaatatttgaGTAAGATGAGGATGGTAGAGTGAAATACTTATTtttcgaaagaaaaaaatatcattttcgtgaataatccaAATTTTTGGGGTGAATAGAAcaaatgaaaatttcaaaaaatcgTGGATTGGTTCTATGTTtaactttgagttttgagtgtTTTTTGCAACAAGCCTAAAAAATATCATAGGCATACCAATGGTTATTGAGTGTACAAAATATCAAGCACGTGTTACAACTACGActcactgatttttttttctattctgAGTTTGAAATATATCATAAGAAAAATtctctgaaatttttttttttttttttttttgtttaaccagGTGGTGGGTTCGGGCCTTCGGCCCTACTCCCTCCCCCTAGGCCCGGAGGCAGCCTGCGTCTGTACCGGTTAAGGCCCTGGACACTCCTCCCACGGTGGATCGAACCCAGGAGCGCAACAACACCAACGTCTGCGCTTAAACCAACTGGGCTGCCACATCCGTGGTTCTGAAAATTTATTGTTCTCttagaaacaaaatatcaaTCCAATTAACATCCGAGttacataattatatatgatGCCTCACATTAGTGCGCATAAATATACACATATAGTGCATCAatttacattaattattttgtatttatttgagCACCACACATCATTGTTTAAGCACACATGTAGTGCATCAAtccctactatataaaaggggcTAAATCCCTCTCTCCTAAGCCCTGCCACATAGGCATAAATATTGAGAACTAATCAATATGCCATGTCATTCCGGACTGGGCTtgggattaaaaaaaattcaacaattcGCAGCCCATTAGACCCATCTCCTAGCCCACTCCCGCGCCTCTCTTGATTTTACGTATTGGTCGGAGCCCATTACTCATCTCGGTTCGCAATccagagctctctctctctctctctttgaaatcGTTATCTTGATCCCCTTTTCTTTGAAATCGTTTCTCTCTAACCCTAAtcgtcgtctctctctctttgtcgaTTCTCTTTCTCCCCCCCCCAAATCAATAACCCTAATCGCCGTCTCGATCTCTTTGTCGATTCTCTTTCTCCCCCCAACTCATCCCGCATAACGTCCCCGATGAGAGTGATGGTACTTCAATGTGCTCTCATCAATCCTCCATTCAAGATCCCTTCGGACCCtccacacccccccccccccctccgcCTCGATGATATCTAGATCCCTATTTATACTCTTACCTCAGATCGTAAAATCCATACCCCTCATCATGGCGAAAACGGCGAAAACGACTGCAATCCGCACCGGCGAAGCTTCTCCTCCTCTCCTCTTCCGACATGTTTCACCAGGGCCAGGAGGTTCCACCTTGGAATTTAGGCTTCTTCATTTCTGGGAAGCTCGCAAGAATGTCAAAGGAGGACCAGGGATCCTTCTTGGGATCGAGATGCTTATGATCGATGCGGAGGTATGTCTTCATTTCTCATTATATTAGCGTACATTAGGTTGAGATGTTAGCGTATATtggaaaacaaaaacttgattgattaaaataaaaacttgattgATTCGTTTGAATTACATTAGCGTCTCTTTGATTGGTTTTCCTTGGCGTatattcgaaaaaaaaatatgattgattCGTTTGAATTATATTAGCGTATCTTTGATTGATTAGAGAGATTTGTTTATGTTGCTTTAAACGCTTATAATTTTAATCACTCTGAAAAAAACACTTGATTTATTGGGATAAGATGAAATTATATTAGCTTATCTTTGATTGGTTTTCCTGTTTCATTATTCACTTGAGAGTGCTTTGATAGAGATCAGATTAGTATAAAACATGGCTTCGTGTAATACCAAAActgtaaagtttttttttgttgacttATATCAATCTATTTGAACGCTTTCAACTGACTCGATATTGTATCTCTGTTCTGTAGGGTAATTTGGCTCAGGGGTTCATCGGTCAGAACCGTCGCAACCAGTATGAGAAAGAGCTCCAGCGTGGGAGAATCTACACACTGACAAACTTCTATGCATCCAACAGCAAGGTGATGTACCATGTTGCTGATCAGAGGCTGGTAATCTGCATCTCACACGCCTCTGCCATGTCgaaggatgaagaagacatTGAAGGCATTTTGACAGAGCGCTTCAGAGTCCATTCCTTTTTAGACTTTGAAGCAAACTGCGATCTCAGAGGGGATCTTCACGGTAAGGTTTAGatattttcttaacatataTCTAAACATATATGCgtgtaattaaacatatatatgcgTGTGACTGTCTGTTGTAGATATTGTTGGCCACCTTAAGCTGGTTGATGGCCAGGCTCTCCATCAGCGTCCGGTTTTGTGCACCAAGGATGACTCAGCTTCTCGGAAAGTGATGGTCCATTTGCAGCTTAAAGAGTAAGCTGTTGTAGTTCGACCAAcacatatatatcattttttaatcTATGATTATTAGTTAAATTAAACATCTACTCTTTGTTAACTGCAGCGGTCCAGTGATTAACGTCTATCTATGGGACGAGGCCGCAGTAAGTTTCCGCCTGAAGTTTGATGCAAGTGAAGCCACTCCAACGGTTCTTTTGGTCACAACGGTCAATCCTAAAAGCCTCGGTGGTAATCTCTCACACTCAATATAAGAACTCCTGAACACTCACACTCACTTACATAAACCTAACACTAACTGCTTCTGTATTGACAGGGAAATTGTGTCTAATTTCAATGTCCTCTTCAAGAGTGTTTTTGGACGAAGATGTTGACCCCACCAGGGAATACCTGACCTGGTTAGTATTAGCTAATGTCCTCTTCAATCTATAGATTAGTCTATTATGTGTTTAACAACTTTGATGATTGCCTGATTTAAAATTCTTTCCAAGGTTGACTACGAACCCTTCTGCAACTTCTTTGGTCAACCCTGTTGAGGTGGTCAAAGCTGAGACTCTCACAATAAGTGAGATTGCTGCCTTCCT
This region of Brassica napus cultivar Da-Ae chromosome C5, Da-Ae, whole genome shotgun sequence genomic DNA includes:
- the LOC125587239 gene encoding uncharacterized protein LOC125587239, coding for MAKTAKTTAIRTGEASPPLLFRHVSPGPGGSTLEFRLLHFWEARKNVKGGPGILLGIEMLMIDAEGNLAQGFIGQNRRNQYEKELQRGRIYTLTNFYASNSKVMYHVADQRLVICISHASAMSKDEEDIEGILTERFRVHSFLDFEANCDLRGDLHDIVGHLKLVDGQALHQRPVLCTKDDSASRKVMVHLQLKDGPVINVYLWDEAAVSFRLKFDASEATPTVLLVTTVNPKSLGGKLCLISMSSSRVFLDEDVDPTREYLTWLTTNPSATSLVNPVEVVKAETLTISEIAAFLKRQPAKVAYFDCIATIDDVKLGTEYRVELSVYDNEEQCTFIILGDTGKELTGRKENGGDAAELEVPLPQCFIDTIGQTKKFRIKVAHYNFTSTRLFLTATKIVSPAVLPPKNPPLNTPPTLLAAQNHRPGAEVEISDVAESSGGGTLATDDQKKAKRTKRSG